The genomic interval TCCGGCGGAAGATCAAACTTCTTTACTGTGCCCTTAAAAATTCCAAGCCCCGGAACTCCCGGTGATTCTTCCGAGCTCTCAAAAAGGGCCTGCAATCCCAGACAAATCCCCATCAGCGGTTTGCCCGCTTCCGCCCAGTTTTCCAGAGCACTCACAAAATCGTGTTCAACCAGATGCGACATGCAGTCGCCAAAAGCTCCGACCCCCGGCAGAATCAGCGCACAGCATTCATCCATCTCCTGTTTACGCGTCACAATTTTTGCATCCAGCTCAAGAAAACGGAATGCATTCGATACGCTCCCGAGGTTACCCATGCCATAGTCTATTATGCCAATCATGATATTTCCTTTTGAAAGAAAGTGTAGTGTATCGACCCTCTGTTTCAATGAAATCCAAAAACACCGGGAATTCTGAAATCCTCAACCCTATTTGTTTTCTAGTATTTTCTACTATAAAAAAGAAGTGGCGCTTTTTCGGAAATACCCCTACAATCATACCCGTGTTAAGGGATGAACATTTCGAGGTTGATACAGCTACTCTGAAAAAAGCGGATCAGTGCAGACATAATCACATATGTCATGCTGTTGGTGGCAAACCGCTCTGCAGAATTACAGATACAGTAAACGATTCCGTTTTCTTCACCGATGGACGTAAACCGTGTTACTGCCCTTATCAGCATTCTTTCGGCACTTCGTTCATCTGCACCTGCCCGGTCCGACAGGAGATCTACCGAAAATACCGGAGCTAGCCGTATCAACATCAAAATGCCTTCAGAATGAGTGTCACGGATGTGATCAGCAGCACGGCATAGATCAGCACCGTATAGTGTTTCTGCTCCGTCTTATGCGTCAGCCACCAGCCCAACGCCACGCCGAGAGGAATTACCGGCAGCAGCACCGCCCCCAGTTTTAACCCCTCCGGCTGAATACGCCCCGTCACCGTGAATGGGATCACTTTGATCAGATTCAGCATCCAGAAAAAGGCACAGCTCGTTCCGGCAAATTTTTTCTTTTCCAGTTGCTGCGGAAGCAAATACATCTGCATGACCGGACCGGCGGCATGAGCAAGCGTTGAAGTCACACCAGCCCCGATCCCGAAGATCATGCCCTTGCTCCAGTTTGGCTGGGATGCATGGATATGATTCAGAATCCATTTTTTTGCCGCAAAATAAATCACAAACACAATCCCCAGCAGACCGATCAGCAGCTTCAGCGCCCGATCCGAAACCGAAATCACCGCCGAATCAGACACAAAGAGATAACTGGCAATCGTCACTCCGAAAATCGTTGCCGGCATCAGATAAATCAATCGCCCCCACAACACATGCCTGCGATAAAAAAACAGGGCAATGATATCCATCAGACACAGCATCGGCAGCATGAAACCCACCGCCGCCCTTGCCGCATTCGCCTGCGCCGGCCACATCAGAATAAGAATCGGCAGCGCAATCGCCCCCACCGGGAAACCGCCCTTGCTCATTCCGGTAAGGAAAAGACTCAACCCGATCCAGAAAAGATCCATGAAGCTGTAGTCGGCCAGAAACTCCATAGTCTAGGCGCCAATACGCCCTTTGCTCGACGGTAGCAGATCCAGCGCACGCGGATCGGAATCGCAGGCCATACGCAGTGCCCGCGCCACCGATTTAAAAATGGCCTCGATACAATGATGCAGATCTTCGCCGAATTTCAGTTCGATGTGCAGATTCATTTTGGCCGAGTCGCAGAATGAGCGCCAGAAATGCTTGATGATAATCACATCAAAATCGCGGATGTAATGCTGCGGATGATCCATTTTATACACAAAAAACGGCCGCCCTCCCAGATCCAGGCAGACCTCCGCCTGCGCCTGCGCCTCATCCATCGGCAGCACCCAGAACCCGTACCGGTTGATGCCCTTGCGGTCGCCGAGAGCCTGATTAAACGCCTCGCCCAGCACAATGCCGACATCCTCAACCAGATGATGGTAATCCACATCGATATCGCCTGCGGCTCTGATCTTCAGATCCAGCAACGCATGTTTAGCGAGCAGATCGAGCATATGATCAAAAAAAGGAACGCCGGTGGAAATTTCATAATGCGCCTTTCCGTCGATGTTCAACGTCAGATCAATCTGCGTCTCTTTTGTGTTTCGTTCAATGTGTGCCGTGCGCTGCCTATCCATGTGGTTTCCTTGGGTTCGCGTTAACTTACGAGTGCGCCATTCTTCCATCAAGCCGGAAAGCCCGCTTTCCGAAGGTTGGTCTTTTTTGGCTTCGCCTTCGCGCTGAATCCTCATTATGCTTCAAGTCTTAATTAGATAGGGTTTATTATGGCATCTGTTTATGATTTGAAACCGAAGTTTCAGGACCTGTTACGATCCATCGTCGTTCATCTTGCAGAAAACAACGTGACCGCCAATCAGGTTACCATAGCAGCACTGGTCCTTTCTTTTGCAACCGGAGGGCTGCTGATCCGTTTTGCAGGAACCACCCCGATTCTGCTGTTTCTGCCTCTGGTTCTGTTTGTCCGTATGGCGCTGAACGCCATTGACGGCATGCTTGCGCGGGAACACCATATGAAAACACCGCTCGGTGCCATTCTGAACGAACTGGGCGATGTCTTTTCCGACGCGGCACTTTATCTGCCGCTCGCTCTCTTTGACGGCTTTAACTTCGGCCTCATCGCTCTTATCGTCATCCTTGCTGTCATTTCAGAAATGACCGGCGTTATCGGACTTCAAATCGGCGCCTCCCGCCGATACGACGGTCCTATGGGAAAAAGCGACCGCGCCTTCGTCTTTGGCGCCATCGGTTTCCTTTACGGCTTCGGCATCCTCCCCGCCGGCTGGCTGGGCCTGATTCAATGGCTCATGATGATCCTGCTCATCGTCACCATTGTGAATCGCTGCCGCCGCGCGCTTGCGGAGGTCGGCTCGTGATCGCCCCGGTTTCACCCGTCGTTCTCTGGTTCCTCGGCGGACTGTATCTCATACTCATCACAGCCAGCATCAGCATCCGCATTATCCGGCCGAAACTGACTCCGGCGTCCTATCATGAGCTGTATCTCCGTATTCGCTCCTGGTGGATTATGATCACCGTTTTTTCCGTAGCCATTCTGCTTTCCCGGAGAGCCTCACTGATCTTTTTCGGATTCGTCAGCTTTCTGGCGCTGAAAGAATATTTTTCAATCATCCCCACCCGGCGCGCCGACCGCCGTGTACTCTTCTGGGCCTACCTCTGCATTCCGATCCAGTATTTTTTCGCTGCAAACGGACGCTACGGCATGTTTCTGGTCTTTATTCCGGTCTATGCCTTCCTTTTCATCCCGCTCCGTATGCTCACCATCGGAGAAACCAAAGACTTCCACCGCGCGCTCAGCACCATCCACTGGGGCCTCATGACCACCGTCTTCAGCATCAGCCACATTGCATTTCTGCTCGTACTCAACCGCTTCAACACCGCCATAATCGGAGCCGGCCTGGTGCTTTTCCTTGTCGCTCTGACCCAATTCAATGATGTGGCCCAGTTCATGTGGGGAAAAACCTGCGGGAAAAGAAAAATTATGCCCAAAGTAAGCCCCAATAAAACCTGGGAAGGCTTTATCGGAGGCATCGGCTCCACCACCTTTCTCGGCACGCTGCTGGGTCCCGTACTCACTCCGATGGACTGGAAATTTTCAATGGCTGCCGGACTGATTATCGGAATCGGCGGATTTATCGGCGACGTCACCGTCTCGGCCCTCAAACGGGATCTCGGGATTAAGGACACCGGAAGCATGCTGCCCGGCCACGGCGGTATCCTCGACCGTATCGACAGCTTAACGTACACCGCTCCGCTTTTCTTTCATTTCATCTTTTTCTTCTACTGCCGATGAACCAACCGCTGCGCACGCTCTATTTTCATCTGCTGGTCCGCCCGGTTATACACCTCTTTCTGGGGTTGAATGTCCGGCGCCGCGAAAATCTTCCGACATCCGGACCGGCGATCATTGTGGCCAACCACAACAGCCATCTCGACACCATGGTACTGATGTCATTACTCCCCCGCCATCAGCTCAGCAGCACACACCCGGTGGCCGCCATGGACTACTTCCTCAGAAACAGATTCCTCGCCTGGTTCGCCACCGAAATTATCGGCATCATCCCCCTTCAGCGTAAAGTAAAGATAGCTGCCGGACGGCATCCACTCGAAAAATGCTTCCACGCACTGGAAAAAAACGAAATTCTCATCCTTTTCCCCGAGGGCTCCCGCGGAGAACCCGAAGTTCTCTCCACATTCAAAAACGGGATTGCCCATCTGGCAGAACGCTATCCCGAAATCCCCGTTCACCCGGTCTTTATGCACGGTCTGGGAAAATCGCTACCCAAAGGCGAAGCCCTGCTGGTCCCGTTTATCTGCGACATCTTCATCGGCAGCCCCATTCAATGGCCGGGCAACCGCCATGAATTTCTCCGGAATCTGGATACCGCCATGAATCATCTGGCTTCAGAAGGAAAATTTCCACCATGGGAATAAGAATTGCCGCTTTTATATGGGGACTCGCCGAAGCCACCCTGTTCTTCATCGTCCCTGATGTCTGGCTCAGTTACGCCGGCCGCGAAAAAATAAAAACGGGGCTCCATTCATGCCTCTTTGCTCTGATCGGGGCACTCATCGGCGGCCTCATCATGTATCAATGGGGAAACCGGCACCCGGAATCCGCTTTCCGCGTACTGGAGAACATACCCGCCATCTCCCGAGCCCAGATCGAAAGCGCCGGCACAGAAATCCGGAACAACCGGTCCGCCGCAGTCATGCTGGCCCCGCTGAAAGGGGCTCCCTATAAAATCTACGCCGTTCAAGCCGGCCACCA from Verrucomicrobia bacterium S94 carries:
- the hisH gene encoding imidazole glycerol phosphate synthase subunit HisH — its product is MIGIIDYGMGNLGSVSNAFRFLELDAKIVTRKQEMDECCALILPGVGAFGDCMSHLVEHDFVSALENWAEAGKPLMGICLGLQALFESSEESPGVPGLGIFKGTVKKFDLPPELKVPQIGWNRMTEVQSDCPMFKGIPDESFFYLVHSFYVCPEDESIIAGRTGYGIDYTSCIWKDNIFATQFHPEKSQEFGLQMLRNFHQWATA
- a CDS encoding sulfite exporter TauE/SafE family protein gives rise to the protein MEFLADYSFMDLFWIGLSLFLTGMSKGGFPVGAIALPILILMWPAQANAARAAVGFMLPMLCLMDIIALFFYRRHVLWGRLIYLMPATIFGVTIASYLFVSDSAVISVSDRALKLLIGLLGIVFVIYFAAKKWILNHIHASQPNWSKGMIFGIGAGVTSTLAHAAGPVMQMYLLPQQLEKKKFAGTSCAFFWMLNLIKVIPFTVTGRIQPEGLKLGAVLLPVIPLGVALGWWLTHKTEQKHYTVLIYAVLLITSVTLILKAF
- the hisB gene encoding imidazoleglycerol-phosphate dehydratase HisB yields the protein MDRQRTAHIERNTKETQIDLTLNIDGKAHYEISTGVPFFDHMLDLLAKHALLDLKIRAAGDIDVDYHHLVEDVGIVLGEAFNQALGDRKGINRYGFWVLPMDEAQAQAEVCLDLGGRPFFVYKMDHPQHYIRDFDVIIIKHFWRSFCDSAKMNLHIELKFGEDLHHCIEAIFKSVARALRMACDSDPRALDLLPSSKGRIGA
- a CDS encoding CDP-alcohol phosphatidyltransferase family protein, encoding MASVYDLKPKFQDLLRSIVVHLAENNVTANQVTIAALVLSFATGGLLIRFAGTTPILLFLPLVLFVRMALNAIDGMLAREHHMKTPLGAILNELGDVFSDAALYLPLALFDGFNFGLIALIVILAVISEMTGVIGLQIGASRRYDGPMGKSDRAFVFGAIGFLYGFGILPAGWLGLIQWLMMILLIVTIVNRCRRALAEVGS
- a CDS encoding phosphatidate cytidylyltransferase; its protein translation is MAHDDPAHRHHCESLPPRACGGRLVIAPVSPVVLWFLGGLYLILITASISIRIIRPKLTPASYHELYLRIRSWWIMITVFSVAILLSRRASLIFFGFVSFLALKEYFSIIPTRRADRRVLFWAYLCIPIQYFFAANGRYGMFLVFIPVYAFLFIPLRMLTIGETKDFHRALSTIHWGLMTTVFSISHIAFLLVLNRFNTAIIGAGLVLFLVALTQFNDVAQFMWGKTCGKRKIMPKVSPNKTWEGFIGGIGSTTFLGTLLGPVLTPMDWKFSMAAGLIIGIGGFIGDVTVSALKRDLGIKDTGSMLPGHGGILDRIDSLTYTAPLFFHFIFFFYCR
- a CDS encoding 1-acyl-sn-glycerol-3-phosphate acyltransferase, whose translation is MNQPLRTLYFHLLVRPVIHLFLGLNVRRRENLPTSGPAIIVANHNSHLDTMVLMSLLPRHQLSSTHPVAAMDYFLRNRFLAWFATEIIGIIPLQRKVKIAAGRHPLEKCFHALEKNEILILFPEGSRGEPEVLSTFKNGIAHLAERYPEIPVHPVFMHGLGKSLPKGEALLVPFICDIFIGSPIQWPGNRHEFLRNLDTAMNHLASEGKFPPWE